The Streptomyces sp. CC0208 genome window below encodes:
- a CDS encoding SDR family oxidoreductase has translation MAANVNESRGTVSAQLLRGQKALVTGANSGIGLATAIALGRAGADVVVNYVVGAEDAENVVKEIESFGVRAYAHEADVSDEGQVTAMVARMVEEFGTIDIMVANAGLQRDSAVTEMTLAQWQKVIDVNLTGQFLCAREAAKEFVRRGVVEEVSRSAGKIICMSSVHQVVPWSGHVNYASSKGGVGMLMQTLAQELAPKRIRVNAVAPGAIRTPINRDAWSTPEAEADLLRLIPYRRVGDPEDIANAVVAVASDLLDYVVGTTLYVDGGMTLFPGFATGG, from the coding sequence GTGGCAGCAAACGTCAACGAGAGCCGCGGGACGGTGTCCGCGCAGCTTCTCAGGGGACAGAAGGCGCTGGTGACCGGCGCCAACTCGGGCATCGGCCTGGCGACCGCCATCGCCCTGGGCCGGGCCGGAGCGGACGTCGTGGTGAACTACGTCGTCGGCGCCGAGGATGCCGAGAACGTCGTCAAGGAGATCGAGAGCTTCGGCGTCCGCGCGTACGCCCACGAGGCCGACGTGTCCGACGAGGGCCAGGTGACCGCCATGGTCGCGCGCATGGTCGAGGAGTTCGGCACGATCGACATCATGGTGGCCAACGCGGGCCTCCAACGGGACTCGGCCGTGACGGAGATGACCCTCGCCCAGTGGCAGAAGGTCATCGACGTCAACCTGACGGGCCAGTTCCTGTGCGCGCGGGAGGCCGCCAAGGAGTTCGTCCGGCGCGGTGTGGTCGAGGAGGTCTCCCGTTCGGCGGGAAAGATCATCTGCATGAGCTCGGTCCACCAGGTCGTCCCGTGGTCGGGGCACGTGAACTACGCCTCCTCCAAGGGCGGCGTGGGCATGCTGATGCAGACCCTGGCCCAGGAGCTGGCCCCGAAGCGGATCAGGGTCAACGCCGTGGCGCCCGGTGCCATCCGCACACCGATCAACCGCGACGCCTGGTCCACCCCCGAGGCCGAGGCCGACCTGCTGCGACTGATCCCGTACCGCCGCGTGGGCGACCCGGAGGACATCGCCAACGCCGTCGTCGCCGTGGCCTCCGATCTGCTCGACTACGTCGTCGGCACCACCCTTTACGTCGACGGCGGGATGACGCTCTTTCCCGGCTTCGCCACCGGGGGCTGA
- a CDS encoding RNA polymerase sigma factor: MTTDMRTRVRNGDPDAFAELFDACARAVYNHAFRLTADWSLAEDVMSTTFMEAWRRRASVEAEGGSLRPWLLGIATNVARSHHRGNRRYRNAASAAAAAHAAEERVEDHAEETAGRLDDRRRINATLAALSLLKRPEREVLTLCLWEGMEYAEAARALGVPVGTVRSRLSRARSKLRKLADAQLLGEKREPTRTNRQITGDRGYAVRSAQEGNR; encoded by the coding sequence GTGACCACAGATATGCGAACCCGGGTGCGAAACGGAGATCCGGACGCCTTCGCGGAACTCTTCGACGCGTGCGCCCGCGCGGTGTACAACCACGCCTTCCGGCTGACCGCCGACTGGTCGCTGGCCGAGGACGTGATGTCGACAACCTTCATGGAGGCGTGGCGGCGCCGGGCCTCGGTCGAGGCCGAAGGCGGCTCGCTGCGGCCGTGGCTGCTGGGCATCGCCACCAACGTCGCCCGCTCCCACCACCGCGGCAACCGCCGCTACCGCAACGCGGCGAGCGCCGCGGCAGCCGCGCACGCCGCCGAGGAACGGGTCGAGGACCACGCCGAGGAGACCGCCGGACGCCTGGACGACCGGCGCCGTATCAACGCCACGCTCGCCGCCCTCAGTCTGCTCAAGCGTCCCGAGCGCGAGGTCCTGACGCTGTGCCTGTGGGAGGGGATGGAGTACGCCGAGGCGGCCCGCGCCCTCGGTGTCCCGGTCGGCACCGTCCGCTCCCGCCTCTCCCGCGCCCGCTCCAAGCTGCGCAAGCTCGCCGACGCGCAACTGCTCGGAGAAAAACGGGAACCCACCCGCACGAACCGGCAGATAACAGGTGATCGCGGATACGCGGTCCGGTCCGCACAGGAAGGAAACCGATGA
- a CDS encoding CU044_5270 family protein, with product MNASPSHRPHPAEWTETQSLLPSAERDLPAGRHQFHKEQMMARIHEDLRTSSRTSATSRVAPVKRSNPFLRRTILLPAAAFALAGAVVGGLALTGGGTDGGRTALATGPALTTRIGAADAKGAPQLLERISLAAADTSAPTPRKGQYIYIASKVADSYVKTDGDKSEAVSKELHSRQVWNSLDGRDGWLIEAGETSDEGITLKSDVPFSGAYNALAGLPTDPDALLQRIYRASDANRDPEVPRDQAAFVAIGDLLFESYPPAEVGAALYKAAAKIPGVVSVDDAVDATGRHGVAIARENPVAGERTEWIFDKKTLRFLGERIVVVKATAGNPLKVGTVTHTSAITERAVVDAAQQVPGQVS from the coding sequence ATGAACGCCAGCCCCTCCCACCGGCCCCACCCGGCCGAGTGGACGGAGACGCAGAGTCTGCTGCCCTCCGCCGAGCGGGATCTGCCGGCGGGCCGCCACCAGTTCCACAAGGAGCAGATGATGGCCCGGATCCACGAAGACCTCCGCACCTCCTCCCGTACGTCCGCCACCTCTCGGGTCGCACCCGTGAAGCGCTCCAACCCGTTCCTGCGCCGTACGATCCTCCTGCCCGCCGCGGCCTTCGCCCTGGCCGGCGCGGTCGTGGGCGGCCTCGCCCTCACCGGCGGCGGAACCGACGGCGGCAGGACCGCCCTGGCCACCGGCCCCGCACTGACCACCAGGATCGGCGCCGCCGACGCCAAGGGCGCCCCCCAGCTCCTCGAACGCATCTCCCTGGCCGCCGCCGACACCTCCGCGCCCACCCCGCGCAAGGGCCAGTACATCTACATCGCCTCCAAGGTGGCCGACAGCTACGTCAAGACCGACGGCGACAAGAGCGAGGCGGTCAGCAAGGAACTGCACTCCCGCCAGGTCTGGAACTCCCTCGACGGCAGGGACGGTTGGCTGATCGAGGCCGGCGAGACGAGCGACGAGGGCATCACCCTGAAGAGCGACGTCCCGTTCAGCGGCGCCTACAACGCCCTGGCCGGGCTGCCGACCGATCCCGACGCGCTGCTGCAGCGGATCTACCGTGCCTCGGACGCCAACCGGGACCCCGAAGTCCCGCGCGACCAGGCCGCCTTCGTCGCGATCGGCGATCTGCTGTTCGAGAGCTATCCGCCTGCCGAGGTCGGCGCCGCCCTGTACAAGGCCGCGGCCAAGATCCCCGGAGTCGTCTCGGTGGATGACGCGGTCGACGCCACGGGCCGGCACGGGGTCGCGATCGCGCGGGAGAACCCAGTCGCCGGCGAGCGCACCGAGTGGATCTTCGACAAGAAGACCCTGCGGTTCCTCGGCGAGCGCATCGTGGTGGTCAAGGCCACGGCGGGCAATCCCCTCAAGGTCGGTACCGTCACGCACACCAGCGCGATCACCGAGCGCGCGGTCGTCGACGCCGCCCAGCAGGTCCCCGGGCAGGTGAGCTGA
- a CDS encoding S8 family peptidase, protein MRDRTTSASLAALLVAGLMTGVSVAATGSGLGVRTQDTATVAAPGSPALGARTPGSASAAGRYVTLLTGDRVRLDARGRVTGVRRAPGREHVPVSVRGVGGDQYVVPADAAALIGQGVLDMRLFDVSGLIRAGYDDTRRGTLPLIVSYEGKSAQRRSTQKSLVADADATVSRELPSVAGAAITVPKAGADDMWQALTEEQGVARVWLDGRFKAPADEDGAKSREADGKADGEAGGEAAGGVAQIGAPTAWAAGYDGKGVKVAVLDTGVDTTHPDLASAVKASKNFTGTGSTDDMAGHGTHVAATLAGSGARSGGRYKGVAPGAGILNAKVLDDSGEGSDSSVIAGLEWAAGQGAKVANLSLGQEDTPGEDPVEAAVNALSKSTGMLTVAAAGNEGPDAGTVDSPGAAESALTVGAVDGEDRLADFSSTGPTADSALKPDLTAPGVDIVSARAAHGHMGDPAADGYVAMSGTSMATPHVAGAAAILAQRHPDWTGARIKQALTASTTPTSGATVYQQGTGRVDVSRALEGAVASEQTSVSFGKQRWPHTDDRPVTQHITYRNDGDHPVTLDLTATATGPGGSTAPEGMFTLSTTQLTVPAGGTAGVDLTADTRVEAADGAYSGTLVATARNGAEPAAADPAAVRTAFGVVREAEAYDLTLKFLDRGGRPVSAPLTEVLGYSGTYWTTNLADYEQISKGVYRVRVPRGDYVVDTVLDDAGGTSALVRPRLSLTGDTTVVFDARKAKPVGITAPQGAKMSDGQLNLAVGTGDTGDTGSDSHNSTLFWGTFKNLRTATLGPTAPAGRLSTQLGGLWQKGSTTYHLLHNLPDRFPTGYRHTTRMNELALLKRDFGSSVAHRKGIVNVLWSGPTLSLGTVSDPFPLPTTAKIYVTTPKGFKWTANLGQRNASGDDEDVFYGTERARSYQAGRTYAATYNVGVFSPITGGPYGAQRDGDTLDLCVPDLADGSGHPAYSTAKRRTTVTADGSTLLDNDGDLCQTVEKLPSVPARYTIRTNLTRPPGVATTTSRLTSAWTFTSSPSDSGSLPLSTVRFHPKLTPTGTAPAGRRTTIPLSLQGPAATDLKSLTVKVSYDAGKTWSPAPVTTTHGKRTLTLTHPENARSVSLKSTLTDITGNTYAVTILKAYLLA, encoded by the coding sequence ATGCGCGACAGAACCACGAGCGCCTCGCTGGCCGCCCTGCTGGTGGCGGGGCTGATGACGGGCGTCTCGGTGGCGGCCACGGGCTCCGGCCTCGGCGTACGGACGCAGGACACCGCCACGGTCGCGGCGCCCGGCAGCCCCGCCCTCGGCGCGCGGACCCCCGGCTCCGCCTCCGCGGCTGGCCGGTACGTCACCCTCCTCACCGGCGACCGGGTCCGGTTGGACGCCCGGGGCCGGGTCACGGGCGTACGGCGGGCACCGGGCCGTGAGCACGTCCCGGTGTCCGTGCGCGGCGTCGGGGGCGATCAGTACGTCGTTCCCGCCGACGCCGCCGCCCTGATCGGCCAAGGCGTCCTGGACATGCGGCTGTTCGATGTCAGCGGCCTGATACGCGCCGGATACGACGACACCCGGCGCGGCACGCTCCCGCTGATCGTGTCGTACGAGGGCAAGTCCGCCCAGCGCAGGAGCACCCAGAAGTCACTGGTCGCGGACGCGGACGCCACCGTGAGCCGGGAGCTGCCCAGCGTGGCGGGCGCCGCGATCACCGTGCCCAAGGCCGGGGCCGACGACATGTGGCAGGCCCTCACCGAGGAGCAGGGAGTCGCGCGGGTCTGGCTGGACGGCCGGTTCAAGGCGCCGGCGGACGAAGACGGCGCGAAGTCCCGGGAGGCGGACGGGAAGGCCGACGGGGAGGCGGGCGGGGAGGCGGCCGGCGGCGTCGCGCAGATCGGCGCCCCGACCGCCTGGGCGGCCGGATACGACGGCAAGGGCGTCAAGGTCGCCGTCCTGGACACCGGCGTCGACACCACCCACCCGGACCTCGCCTCGGCGGTGAAGGCCTCGAAGAACTTCACCGGCACCGGCAGCACCGACGACATGGCCGGCCACGGCACCCATGTGGCCGCGACGCTGGCGGGCTCCGGCGCACGGTCCGGCGGCCGGTACAAGGGCGTCGCGCCCGGTGCCGGGATCCTCAACGCCAAGGTGCTGGACGACAGCGGCGAGGGCAGCGACTCCAGCGTCATCGCCGGCCTGGAGTGGGCCGCCGGGCAGGGCGCCAAGGTGGCCAACCTCAGCCTGGGCCAGGAGGACACCCCGGGGGAGGACCCGGTCGAGGCGGCGGTGAACGCCCTCTCGAAGAGCACCGGCATGCTCACCGTCGCCGCGGCCGGCAACGAGGGCCCCGACGCGGGAACCGTCGACTCCCCGGGGGCCGCGGAGTCGGCGCTCACCGTGGGCGCCGTCGACGGCGAGGACCGGCTCGCCGACTTCTCCAGCACCGGCCCGACCGCCGACAGCGCGCTGAAACCGGACCTCACGGCGCCGGGCGTGGACATCGTCTCGGCGAGGGCGGCGCACGGCCACATGGGCGACCCGGCCGCCGACGGCTATGTCGCCATGTCCGGTACGTCGATGGCGACGCCGCATGTCGCGGGGGCGGCCGCGATCCTCGCCCAGCGGCACCCCGACTGGACAGGCGCACGGATCAAACAGGCGCTCACCGCGTCCACCACCCCTACCTCCGGCGCGACCGTTTACCAGCAGGGGACGGGCCGGGTCGACGTGTCCCGGGCACTGGAGGGGGCGGTGGCGAGCGAACAGACCTCCGTGTCCTTCGGCAAGCAGCGGTGGCCCCACACCGACGACCGGCCGGTCACCCAGCACATCACCTACCGCAACGACGGCGACCACCCCGTCACCCTGGACCTGACGGCCACCGCGACCGGCCCCGGAGGCAGCACGGCCCCCGAAGGCATGTTCACGCTGAGCACCACACAGCTCACCGTCCCGGCGGGCGGCACCGCCGGCGTCGATCTCACCGCGGACACCCGCGTCGAGGCGGCGGACGGCGCCTACTCGGGCACGCTGGTCGCCACCGCGCGGAACGGCGCCGAACCCGCGGCCGCCGACCCCGCTGCCGTACGGACCGCCTTCGGCGTCGTACGCGAGGCCGAGGCATACGACCTCACCCTGAAGTTCCTCGACCGCGGCGGCCGGCCCGTGAGCGCTCCGCTGACCGAGGTCCTCGGGTACTCGGGCACGTACTGGACCACGAACCTCGCGGACTACGAGCAGATCTCCAAGGGCGTGTACCGGGTGCGGGTCCCGCGCGGCGACTACGTCGTGGACACCGTGTTGGACGATGCCGGGGGCACCTCCGCGCTGGTCCGCCCGCGGCTCTCGCTGACCGGGGACACCACGGTCGTCTTCGACGCGCGCAAGGCGAAGCCGGTCGGGATCACCGCGCCGCAGGGCGCGAAGATGTCCGACGGCCAGCTCAACCTCGCCGTGGGCACCGGGGATACCGGGGACACCGGGAGCGATTCGCACAACAGCACCCTGTTCTGGGGAACGTTCAAGAACCTGCGCACCGCGACCCTGGGACCGACCGCCCCGGCCGGGAGGCTCAGCACGCAGCTCGGCGGCCTGTGGCAGAAGGGCAGCACCACCTACCACCTGCTCCACAACCTGCCCGACCGCTTCCCCACCGGCTATCGGCACACCACGCGCATGAACGAACTGGCCCTGCTGAAGCGGGACTTCGGCTCGTCCGTCGCGCACCGCAAGGGCATCGTCAACGTCCTGTGGAGCGGCCCCACCCTGTCACTGGGCACGGTGAGCGACCCCTTCCCCCTGCCGACGACCGCGAAGATCTACGTCACCACGCCCAAGGGCTTCAAGTGGACGGCCAACCTGGGCCAGCGAAACGCCTCCGGAGACGACGAGGACGTCTTCTACGGCACGGAGCGCGCGAGGTCGTACCAGGCGGGCCGGACCTACGCGGCCACGTACAACGTCGGTGTCTTCAGCCCGATCACCGGCGGCCCGTACGGCGCACAGCGCGACGGCGACACCCTGGACCTGTGCGTCCCCGACCTCGCCGACGGGAGCGGACACCCCGCCTACTCCACAGCGAAACGCCGCACCACGGTCACCGCGGACGGCAGCACCCTGCTCGACAACGACGGCGACCTCTGCCAGACCGTGGAGAAGCTCCCGTCCGTCCCGGCCCGCTACACGATCCGAACGAACCTGACCCGCCCGCCAGGCGTGGCCACGACCACGAGCCGCCTGACATCGGCCTGGACCTTCACGTCCAGCCCGTCCGACTCCGGCTCGCTGCCCCTCTCCACGGTCCGCTTCCACCCGAAGCTCACCCCGACCGGCACGGCCCCCGCGGGCCGCCGCACCACGATCCCCCTCTCCCTCCAGGGCCCGGCGGCCACTGACCTGAAATCCCTGACGGTGAAGGTTTCCTACGACGCCGGCAAGACCTGGTCCCCCGCCCCGGTGACCACCACCCACGGCAAAAGGACCCTCACCCTGACCCACCCGGAAAACGCCCGCTCGGTCTCCCTCAAATCAACCCTGACCGACATCACCGGCAACACCTACGCGGTGACGATCCTGAAGGCATACCTCCTGGCCTGA
- a CDS encoding helix-turn-helix domain-containing protein, translated as MPAKTTTPPPVPESAVPVPESAVPVPESAVPAEAVAPLIRGVRVLRELTEAGGTLSLSGLERATGLARSTVDRITSTLARMGYVRLDGRDAVATPRLMELGNAYLAALRLPALLSSRADALADELDESVSLAVADRDGIRFIHQATRRRAMSLSFRIGDLLPAERTAPGPLFASEWTDDDWRTWRERRAADPENRGFPAVPPRELPPPKGEFEARAAHAGRNGWALDDQLIEPGLVAVSVPVRDPRTGRIACVANVVSHTSRHTAADLRDTLLPRLRATVAEMERELAEAPEPDPGPPPSGSAAWIGASKHELGREFIESLARGLTVLTAFGEGRAALTLTDVARATGLARATARRALITYEHLGLVRGQPESRTFVLTPRVLSLGFPPLSRTTLPRIAAPHLADLSARVGESTALAILVPSGPGPDSSPEIQYTARAVSPRIMGVDIRVGTRLPAAATSLGRVLLAENQSYALLDEDWEDGLRTIAVPLHDRTGRVVAAVNVALHAAGRTAEECVEQLLPELRLTAARIEGELRAAGHFTRIPLL; from the coding sequence ATGCCCGCCAAGACGACCACTCCCCCGCCGGTACCGGAGTCCGCCGTGCCGGTACCGGAGTCCGCCGTGCCGGTACCGGAGTCCGCCGTGCCGGCCGAGGCGGTCGCGCCGCTGATCCGGGGGGTCAGGGTGCTGCGGGAGCTGACCGAGGCGGGCGGAACGCTGAGCCTGAGCGGCCTGGAGCGGGCGACGGGCCTGGCGCGATCCACGGTCGACCGCATCACGTCGACGCTGGCCCGCATGGGATACGTCCGTCTCGACGGCCGGGACGCGGTGGCGACCCCCCGGCTCATGGAACTCGGCAACGCCTATCTCGCCGCCCTGCGTCTGCCCGCCCTGCTCTCCTCGCGGGCCGACGCCCTCGCCGACGAGCTGGACGAGTCGGTGTCGCTGGCGGTCGCCGACCGTGACGGCATCCGCTTCATCCACCAGGCCACCCGCCGCCGCGCGATGTCCCTCAGCTTCCGCATCGGCGACCTGCTCCCCGCCGAACGCACCGCGCCGGGGCCCCTGTTCGCCTCCGAGTGGACGGACGACGACTGGCGGACGTGGCGCGAGCGCCGGGCGGCGGACCCGGAGAACCGCGGCTTCCCGGCCGTACCGCCACGGGAACTCCCGCCCCCGAAGGGCGAGTTCGAGGCGAGGGCGGCGCACGCCGGCCGGAACGGCTGGGCGCTGGACGACCAGTTGATCGAACCGGGTCTGGTGGCGGTCTCCGTGCCCGTACGGGATCCGCGCACGGGCCGGATCGCCTGCGTGGCGAACGTCGTGAGCCACACCAGCCGCCACACGGCGGCGGACCTGCGCGACACCCTGCTGCCGCGGCTGCGGGCGACGGTGGCCGAGATGGAACGCGAACTGGCCGAGGCCCCGGAGCCGGACCCGGGCCCGCCGCCCTCGGGATCGGCCGCCTGGATCGGCGCGTCCAAGCACGAACTGGGCCGGGAGTTCATCGAGTCCCTCGCGCGCGGCCTGACGGTCCTGACGGCGTTCGGCGAGGGCAGGGCCGCGCTGACCCTGACGGACGTGGCACGGGCGACCGGCCTGGCCCGGGCGACCGCCCGCCGGGCCCTGATCACCTACGAACACCTGGGCCTGGTCCGCGGACAGCCGGAGTCCCGCACCTTCGTCCTGACCCCCCGGGTCCTGTCCCTGGGCTTCCCGCCCCTCTCCCGTACGACCCTCCCCCGCATCGCCGCGCCCCACCTGGCGGACCTCTCGGCACGGGTGGGCGAGTCGACGGCACTGGCGATCCTGGTGCCGTCGGGGCCGGGGCCGGACTCGAGCCCGGAGATCCAGTACACGGCGAGGGCCGTGTCGCCGCGAATCATGGGCGTGGACATCAGGGTGGGTACCCGGCTGCCGGCCGCGGCGACGTCGCTGGGCCGGGTGCTGCTGGCGGAGAACCAGTCCTACGCCCTGCTCGACGAGGACTGGGAGGACGGACTGCGCACGATCGCCGTCCCCCTGCACGACCGTACGGGCCGGGTCGTCGCCGCCGTGAACGTGGCCCTGCACGCGGCGGGCCGCACGGCGGAGGAGTGCGTCGAGCAGCTCCTGCCCGAACTGCGCCTGACGGCGGCCCGCATCGAGGGGGAGCTGCGCGCGGCGGGGCACTTCACCCGGATCCCCCTCCTCTGA
- a CDS encoding M6 family metalloprotease domain-containing protein: MPWTRRRIRPRRAAALASVTALTLAVSTSAGTERLVPGTTTAGPTALARSDTHGACQISGGPAVQMSEGLPTPSGYSRSTGTVHALTLMIDFSDAPGSGTAKSRFDEFFPQTQNWFRTSSYGRLDYRPEAPITDWLRMPRSFRAYGIERGAPFDPGYRRLVQDIVAAADPKVDFRAYDFLNVLVTPNAGPSALDTVLSVTFAGNPDAPVADGVPVANASFVYSRQDDGSGSYPQTGYRVLPHENGHVFGLPDLYTQNGGGSVGHWDIMSEDWGANNDLLGWHKWKLGWLDATQVNCVTAPGTSEYTLTPLARSGLGTKLLFVPLGRRTGYAVELRTREGNDETVCRPGVLVYKVDADVDTGRGPVRVYDARRDSGGCTRSPNVHAELSDAPFAAGEEFRDPARGIRVRVLGADGDGDYRVAVTRG, encoded by the coding sequence ATGCCGTGGACCAGACGTCGTATACGCCCGCGCCGCGCCGCCGCCCTCGCGTCCGTGACCGCGCTGACCCTCGCGGTCAGCACCTCGGCCGGGACCGAGCGCCTCGTCCCCGGGACCACGACCGCCGGCCCGACCGCCCTGGCCCGCTCCGACACCCACGGCGCCTGTCAGATCAGCGGCGGCCCGGCGGTCCAGATGTCAGAGGGCCTGCCCACGCCCAGCGGCTACTCCCGCTCCACCGGCACCGTCCACGCCCTCACCCTGATGATCGACTTCTCCGACGCCCCCGGCTCCGGCACCGCCAAGAGCCGCTTCGACGAGTTCTTCCCGCAAACCCAGAACTGGTTCCGCACCAGTTCCTACGGCCGCCTCGACTACCGCCCCGAGGCCCCGATCACCGACTGGCTGCGCATGCCGAGGTCGTTCCGGGCCTACGGCATAGAGCGCGGCGCCCCCTTCGACCCCGGCTACCGCCGACTCGTCCAGGACATCGTGGCCGCCGCCGATCCCAAGGTGGACTTCCGGGCGTACGACTTCCTGAACGTCCTGGTGACCCCGAACGCCGGCCCCTCCGCCCTCGACACGGTCCTGTCGGTGACCTTCGCCGGCAACCCCGACGCCCCGGTCGCCGACGGCGTCCCCGTCGCCAACGCCTCCTTCGTGTACTCCCGCCAGGACGACGGCTCGGGTTCCTACCCGCAGACCGGCTACCGGGTCCTGCCCCACGAGAACGGCCATGTCTTCGGCCTGCCCGACCTCTACACCCAGAACGGCGGGGGCTCGGTCGGCCACTGGGACATCATGAGCGAGGACTGGGGCGCCAACAACGACCTGCTCGGCTGGCACAAGTGGAAGCTCGGCTGGCTGGACGCGACACAGGTCAACTGCGTGACCGCGCCCGGGACTTCGGAGTACACGCTGACCCCCCTGGCCCGCTCCGGCCTCGGCACCAAGCTCCTCTTCGTCCCCCTGGGCCGCCGCACCGGTTACGCGGTCGAGCTGCGCACCCGCGAGGGCAACGACGAGACGGTGTGCCGGCCAGGCGTCCTCGTCTACAAGGTCGACGCGGACGTGGACACCGGCCGGGGCCCGGTGCGCGTGTACGACGCCCGGCGCGACAGCGGGGGCTGCACGCGCAGCCCCAACGTCCACGCGGAACTCTCCGACGCCCCGTTCGCGGCCGGCGAGGAGTTCCGTGACCCGGCCAGGGGCATCCGGGTGCGGGTGCTGGGGGCGGACGGGGACGGCGACTACCGGGTGGCGGTGACGCGGGGATAG
- a CDS encoding TetR/AcrR family transcriptional regulator, translating to MQTALSAQRKAPRADALRNRERIVTAASEMFTEFGPDVPLDEIARRAGVGNATVYRNFPDRDALVREVVCSVMDRTSEAAELALAQTGDAFGALERFVHAAADERITALCPMIQGSFDQYHPDLVAARERIVQLVEQLMDRARSAGQLRGDVSVGDLMVAVAQLSRPPAGTACLTLDGFVHRTLQLFLDGLRAPARSVLPGVALTTEDLRQT from the coding sequence GTGCAGACCGCTCTCTCCGCGCAGCGCAAGGCGCCCCGCGCCGACGCCCTGCGCAACCGCGAGCGGATCGTCACCGCCGCCAGCGAGATGTTCACCGAGTTCGGCCCCGACGTGCCGCTCGACGAGATCGCCCGCCGGGCCGGCGTCGGCAACGCCACGGTGTACCGCAACTTCCCCGACCGCGACGCGCTCGTCCGTGAGGTCGTCTGCTCCGTCATGGACCGGACGTCCGAGGCGGCCGAGCTCGCGCTCGCGCAGACCGGGGATGCCTTCGGCGCCCTGGAGCGCTTCGTGCACGCCGCCGCCGACGAGCGGATCACGGCACTGTGCCCGATGATCCAGGGCTCCTTCGACCAGTACCACCCCGACCTGGTGGCCGCACGCGAACGCATCGTGCAGCTCGTCGAGCAGCTCATGGACCGGGCCAGGTCGGCCGGTCAGCTCCGCGGGGACGTGAGCGTCGGTGACCTGATGGTCGCCGTGGCCCAGTTGTCCCGGCCCCCGGCCGGCACCGCCTGCCTCACCCTCGACGGGTTCGTGCACCGCACCCTTCAGCTGTTCCTGGACGGACTGCGGGCCCCGGCCCGCTCCGTACTGCCGGGTGTGGCCCTGACCACGGAGGACCTCCGCCAGACCTGA